One window of Acidimicrobiales bacterium genomic DNA carries:
- a CDS encoding arylsulfatase yields the protein MAPRFNGKIELDIRDSEPDWAPYLAPRAPEGAPNVLFLTWDDLGFATMDTYGGPVECPNMRRIAERGVVFSNFHTTALCSPTRASLLTGRNATSNGMATIAEFASGFPGISTRIPFENGFISEVLAENGYNTYCVGKWHLTPGEEVNAAAFKGRWPLGRGFERFYGWLGGETNSYYPDLVNDNHQIEPPGRPEDGYHLADDLADTAVQFIRDAKVIDPDKPFFMYLAPQAGHAPHLVPLEWADRYKGVFDEGYEAIRDGILARQIELGLLPEGTELSPINPHGEPGRTGPDGQPWPLLDTVRPWDTLTDDEKKMFTRMAEVFAGYISYYDDRLGRVLDYLEESGEIDNTLIVVCSDNGASGEGGPNGSFNEWRFFNGVADTVETTMPHLDELGTPASNNHYNTGWAWALDTPFPYWKRWAGEEGGTADMLIVSWPAKIAPSEEVRHQYVHAVDLVPTVYELLGIEPPEVLKGFVQSPIEGESFAAALTDNTAPGKRTQFYTMLGQRALYHEGWLATTVHPPLSGWGNFMADEWELFDLEHDRSQSKNVAADHPDRLELMKGLWFYYAGIYNGLPLDDRSAIEQVLAERPHGSPDRPQYVFYPGTSDVPESAGPMIPGRSYAVAAGVRVEEGAEGVIFAHGGVPGGHALYVKDGTLHYTFNWVGTHQQDVVATSPLAPGAHTVVAEFQAEGPSADPAQPGAKGTLTLYVDDAAVGSGEIVTQPGYFCLTGDGISIGRDSGSAVSPNYQAPFAFTGGAIDKVVVDVSGERYLDHEATVRGWFLID from the coding sequence ATGGCGCCGCGCTTCAACGGCAAGATCGAGCTGGACATCCGCGACTCGGAGCCCGACTGGGCCCCCTACCTCGCGCCCAGGGCGCCCGAGGGGGCACCGAACGTCCTCTTCCTCACCTGGGACGACCTCGGGTTCGCCACCATGGACACCTACGGCGGCCCCGTCGAGTGCCCCAACATGCGCCGCATCGCGGAGCGAGGCGTGGTGTTCTCGAACTTCCACACCACCGCGCTGTGCTCTCCGACGCGAGCCTCGCTGTTGACCGGCCGTAACGCCACCAGCAACGGCATGGCCACCATCGCCGAGTTCGCCTCGGGCTTCCCGGGCATCTCGACGCGCATCCCGTTCGAGAACGGCTTCATCTCCGAGGTGCTGGCCGAGAACGGCTACAACACCTACTGCGTCGGCAAGTGGCACCTCACCCCGGGTGAGGAGGTCAACGCCGCCGCCTTCAAGGGCCGCTGGCCCCTCGGGCGCGGCTTCGAGCGCTTCTACGGCTGGCTGGGCGGCGAGACCAACTCGTACTACCCGGACCTCGTCAACGACAACCACCAAATCGAGCCTCCCGGCCGTCCTGAAGACGGCTATCACCTCGCCGACGACCTGGCCGACACGGCGGTGCAGTTCATCCGTGACGCCAAGGTCATCGACCCGGACAAGCCCTTCTTCATGTACCTGGCGCCTCAGGCCGGGCATGCCCCCCATCTCGTGCCGCTCGAGTGGGCCGACCGCTACAAGGGGGTGTTCGACGAGGGCTACGAGGCCATCCGCGACGGCATCCTCGCCCGCCAGATCGAGCTCGGCCTCCTGCCCGAGGGCACGGAGCTCTCGCCCATCAACCCCCACGGCGAGCCCGGCCGCACCGGCCCCGACGGCCAGCCCTGGCCGCTGCTCGACACCGTGCGCCCGTGGGACACCCTCACCGACGACGAGAAGAAGATGTTCACCCGGATGGCCGAGGTGTTCGCGGGCTACATCTCCTACTACGACGACCGCCTCGGTCGCGTCCTCGACTACCTCGAGGAGTCGGGCGAGATCGACAACACCTTGATCGTCGTCTGCTCGGACAACGGCGCCTCCGGTGAGGGCGGCCCCAACGGCTCGTTCAACGAGTGGCGCTTCTTCAACGGCGTGGCCGACACCGTCGAGACGACCATGCCGCACCTCGACGAGCTCGGCACGCCGGCGTCGAACAACCACTACAACACCGGCTGGGCCTGGGCCCTCGACACGCCCTTCCCCTACTGGAAGCGCTGGGCGGGCGAGGAGGGCGGCACCGCGGACATGTTGATCGTGTCCTGGCCGGCCAAGATCGCCCCGTCCGAGGAGGTCCGCCACCAGTACGTGCACGCCGTCGACCTCGTGCCCACCGTGTACGAGCTGCTCGGCATCGAGCCCCCCGAGGTGCTGAAGGGGTTCGTCCAGAGCCCCATCGAGGGCGAGAGCTTCGCCGCCGCCCTCACCGACAACACCGCGCCGGGCAAGCGCACGCAGTTCTACACGATGCTCGGCCAGCGAGCGCTCTACCACGAGGGCTGGCTGGCCACCACGGTGCACCCGCCGCTGTCGGGCTGGGGCAACTTCATGGCCGACGAGTGGGAGCTGTTCGACCTCGAGCACGACCGCTCGCAGTCGAAGAACGTGGCCGCCGATCACCCCGACCGCCTCGAGCTGATGAAGGGCCTGTGGTTCTACTACGCCGGCATCTACAACGGCCTGCCCCTCGACGACCGCAGCGCCATCGAGCAGGTGCTGGCCGAGCGCCCGCACGGCTCGCCCGACCGGCCGCAGTACGTCTTCTACCCCGGGACCTCCGACGTGCCCGAGTCGGCCGGGCCGATGATCCCGGGTCGGTCCTACGCCGTCGCGGCAGGCGTCCGGGTCGAGGAGGGCGCCGAGGGCGTGATCTTCGCCCACGGCGGCGTGCCGGGCGGCCACGCCCTCTACGTGAAGGACGGCACCCTCCACTACACCTTCAACTGGGTGGGCACCCACCAGCAGGACGTCGTGGCCACCTCGCCGCTGGCGCCCGGTGCGCACACCGTCGTGGCCGAGTTCCAGGCCGAAGGGCCGAGCGCCGACCCGGCGCAGCCCGGGGCGAAGGGCACGCTCACGCTGTACGTGGACGACGCCGCGGTCGGCTCGGGGGAGATCGTCACCCAGCCCGGCTACTTCTGCCTCACGGGCGACGGGATCTCCATCGGACGGGACTCCGGCTCGGCGGTGTCGCCCAACTACCAGGCACCGTTCGCCTTCACCGGCGGCGCCATCGACAAGGTGGTCGTCGACGTCTCCGGGGAGCGCTACCTCGACCACGAGGCCACGGTCCGCGGCTGGTTCCTCATCGACTGA
- a CDS encoding DUF1269 domain-containing protein, producing MSDGVTIDELGPVDYLVVEFPPGEQRFTGELARELVSLVDAEVVRLLDLLILAKDEDGNVEALELDDLEDAGDLARLETEIAEILAEEDVVHLAEAMEPGTVAGVLVWENLWAAPFASAARRAGGQLVASGRIPIQALVASFEAEAESEGA from the coding sequence ATGAGCGACGGCGTGACCATCGACGAGCTGGGACCCGTGGACTACCTCGTGGTCGAGTTCCCCCCGGGTGAGCAGCGCTTCACCGGTGAGCTGGCCAGGGAGCTGGTCTCGCTCGTCGACGCCGAGGTCGTGCGCCTGCTCGACCTGCTGATCCTGGCCAAGGACGAGGACGGCAACGTCGAGGCCCTCGAGCTTGACGACCTCGAGGACGCGGGCGACTTGGCTCGCCTCGAGACCGAGATCGCCGAGATCCTCGCTGAGGAGGACGTCGTCCACCTCGCCGAGGCCATGGAGCCCGGCACCGTGGCCGGCGTCCTCGTCTGGGAGAACCTCTGGGCTGCGCCGTTCGCCTCGGCCGCCCGACGCGCCGGCGGCCAGCTGGTCGCCAGCGGCCGCATCCCCATCCAGGCCCTCGTCGCCTCCTTCGAGGCCGAGGCCGAGAGCGAAGGAGCCTGA
- a CDS encoding M48 family metalloprotease, which produces MPAPDRIRDLDTRRAWARARAPLWFVLGTMMIALFNASLVLLALAAAARFWSWASGDGFRDSPLWEYLGPGAALMVVGAFALSLAYLIVHVVASAPKKVLSDVGASRLNRGILTQVDNVLDGLTIGLGQPEPPELWLIDDAAPNALSLRSRKRKVLAITSGLTTFPRDELEAVCAHEMAHLHASDAQWVTAAGSSVQRARRYAKTVLAGGTMLVVFQLWLADKAGFLLSPFLFALVLTALGAIAAFALGHMSRKIRSDADDVADVVAVHLCKNPIGLGRALDRIGADHRRVTHNSWRSELLWFETTEEEATVEGAARGGREIDRRAIAAYATANEARPAEAAAAIAAATTAAAAALAAPAMAVTDGREPGFAPVTVVHPSDVAPPPPPPPPPPPPPPPAPGSPPPGSTAF; this is translated from the coding sequence ATGCCGGCGCCCGATCGCATCCGTGACCTGGACACGCGGCGGGCGTGGGCCCGCGCCCGAGCGCCGCTGTGGTTCGTGCTCGGGACGATGATGATCGCCCTCTTCAACGCCTCGCTCGTACTGTTGGCGCTCGCCGCCGCCGCCCGCTTCTGGTCCTGGGCCTCGGGCGACGGCTTCCGGGACTCACCCCTGTGGGAGTACCTCGGACCCGGCGCTGCGCTGATGGTGGTCGGCGCCTTCGCCCTCTCCCTCGCCTACCTCATCGTGCACGTCGTCGCCTCGGCACCCAAGAAGGTGCTGTCGGACGTGGGCGCCTCGCGCCTCAACCGGGGCATCCTCACCCAGGTCGACAACGTGCTCGACGGCCTGACCATCGGCCTCGGGCAGCCCGAGCCTCCCGAGCTCTGGCTCATCGACGACGCCGCACCGAACGCGCTCTCGCTGCGGAGCCGCAAGCGGAAGGTCCTGGCCATCACCAGTGGGCTGACGACGTTCCCGCGCGACGAGCTCGAGGCGGTCTGCGCCCACGAGATGGCTCACCTGCACGCCTCTGACGCGCAGTGGGTGACCGCCGCCGGCTCATCCGTGCAGCGGGCCCGGCGGTACGCCAAGACCGTGCTCGCCGGCGGCACCATGCTCGTCGTCTTCCAGCTGTGGCTGGCCGACAAGGCGGGCTTCCTCCTCTCCCCCTTCCTCTTCGCGCTGGTCCTGACCGCGCTCGGCGCCATAGCCGCGTTCGCGCTCGGCCACATGAGCCGCAAGATCCGCAGCGACGCGGACGACGTCGCCGACGTCGTCGCGGTGCACCTGTGCAAGAACCCCATCGGCCTCGGTCGGGCGCTCGACCGCATCGGCGCCGACCACCGCCGCGTCACCCACAACTCCTGGCGCAGCGAGCTGCTCTGGTTCGAGACCACCGAGGAGGAGGCCACCGTCGAAGGGGCGGCTCGCGGCGGGAGAGAGATCGACCGCCGGGCCATCGCCGCCTACGCCACCGCCAACGAGGCCCGTCCCGCCGAGGCGGCGGCGGCGATCGCCGCCGCCACCACGGCCGCGGCGGCGGCGCTGGCCGCCCCGGCGATGGCGGTCACCGACGGCCGCGAGCCCGGGTTCGCGCCCGTCACGGTCGTGCACCCATCCGACGTCGCCCCTCCTCCTCCTCCACCACCGCCCCCTCCTCCGCCGCCGCCACCGGCCCCGGGCTCCCCCCCGCCGGGGTCCACCGCGTTCTGA
- a CDS encoding TetR/AcrR family transcriptional regulator, with translation MTPTATATRPDHVENGRPVGRAEVMEAVSAAATDLFAERGPDAVTVREVADRAGVNHALIHRHFGTKEELLRVVLSGAIERMASVAQHTTNTGEDIREVVGAMQREEPAIRLLGWAILAGYPIEQIWPEYPAFQKVQTVLSDEQERSGGRGDREDPRVVVATGTALLFGWILFRPFLERAARLSEIPDLDDGEVLFTAAQQLLDRAR, from the coding sequence ATGACCCCCACCGCTACAGCAACGCGTCCTGACCACGTCGAGAACGGCCGACCGGTCGGCCGGGCAGAGGTCATGGAAGCGGTCAGCGCCGCGGCCACCGACCTGTTCGCCGAGCGCGGGCCCGACGCCGTGACCGTCCGGGAGGTGGCCGATCGCGCCGGCGTGAACCACGCCCTCATCCATCGCCACTTCGGCACCAAGGAGGAGTTGCTGCGGGTGGTGCTGTCGGGGGCCATCGAGCGGATGGCCTCGGTCGCCCAGCACACGACCAACACCGGCGAGGACATCCGCGAGGTCGTCGGCGCCATGCAGCGCGAGGAGCCGGCCATCCGGCTCCTCGGATGGGCCATCCTCGCCGGCTACCCCATCGAGCAGATCTGGCCCGAGTACCCCGCCTTCCAGAAGGTGCAGACCGTGCTGAGTGACGAACAGGAGCGTTCGGGCGGCCGAGGTGACCGTGAGGACCCCCGGGTGGTCGTGGCCACGGGCACGGCCCTGTTGTTCGGATGGATCCTCTTCCGCCCCTTCCTGGAGCGCGCCGCCCGACTTTCGGAGATCCCCGATCTGGACGACGGAGAGGTGCTCTTCACCGCGGCGCAACAGCTGCTCGACCGGGCGCGCTAG
- a CDS encoding MFS transporter: protein MTDTGDIDPRSGVDAGKASRAVLITLATAQFVMVLDQAVMNVSISQLVADFDTEVTTIQGVITLYSLVMAALMITGGKLGDKWGRKRAFRIGLIIYACGSALTAVSWSVGTLALGWSVLEGIGAALVMPALAALVAGNFEGKARAGAYAVLGGVGGAGIAVGPILGGWVTTNLTWRLVFAGEVVLVLFILFMLRSMADAPRQGKAPQLDWVGSVLSASGLALIVVGALQSSTWGWVQPRNAPIEPLGYSPTLFVIALGGGVLYAFTRWQRRRERVGRDPLVRLDRLRIPPLRSGLVMFLAQNTVLLGIFFIMPLYLQIVQGYDAFETGLRMLPVSVTMFVTALIGPKLAGRAGPRLVVRVGLAVIVLSCASLLSVLDPEIDTLSFLITMGVLGIGMGLIVSQLGNVVQSSVGEEGRSEAGGLQNTALQLGAALGTALIGAVVIGGLASSVSSKIEDNPQVSAATQEQVGISLEAGVSFVSIDQAAAGIDAAGIPPTEGDALLQAYSEAQLEALKAGVLLAGGITLLSFLGTTHLPGREGEDDGGDEDVGLVPGGPTPAVT from the coding sequence GTGACCGACACCGGAGACATCGACCCGCGCTCGGGTGTCGACGCGGGCAAGGCCTCGCGCGCCGTGCTCATCACCTTGGCCACGGCGCAGTTCGTCATGGTCCTCGACCAGGCCGTGATGAACGTCTCCATCAGCCAGCTGGTGGCGGACTTCGACACCGAGGTCACCACCATCCAGGGCGTCATCACCCTCTACAGCCTCGTCATGGCCGCGCTCATGATCACGGGCGGCAAGTTGGGCGACAAGTGGGGCCGCAAGCGGGCGTTCCGCATCGGGCTGATCATCTACGCCTGCGGATCGGCGCTCACTGCGGTGTCGTGGTCGGTCGGCACACTGGCGCTCGGTTGGTCCGTGCTCGAGGGGATCGGCGCTGCGCTGGTGATGCCGGCGCTCGCCGCCCTGGTCGCGGGCAACTTCGAGGGCAAGGCCAGGGCCGGGGCCTACGCCGTCCTCGGAGGGGTCGGCGGCGCCGGCATCGCGGTCGGGCCCATCCTCGGCGGCTGGGTCACCACCAACCTCACCTGGCGACTCGTCTTCGCCGGAGAGGTCGTGCTCGTCCTGTTCATCCTCTTCATGCTCCGCTCGATGGCGGACGCTCCGCGCCAGGGCAAGGCCCCGCAGCTCGACTGGGTCGGCTCGGTCCTCTCCGCCTCGGGCCTCGCCCTCATCGTCGTCGGTGCCCTCCAGTCCAGCACCTGGGGGTGGGTCCAGCCCCGCAACGCTCCGATCGAGCCGCTCGGCTACTCCCCCACGCTCTTCGTGATCGCCCTCGGCGGCGGCGTCCTCTACGCGTTCACCCGCTGGCAGCGTCGCCGCGAGCGCGTCGGCCGTGACCCGCTCGTCCGCCTCGACCGCCTGCGCATCCCACCCCTGCGTTCCGGGCTCGTCATGTTCCTCGCCCAGAACACGGTCCTCCTGGGGATCTTCTTCATCATGCCGTTGTACCTGCAGATCGTGCAGGGCTACGACGCCTTCGAGACGGGCCTGCGCATGCTGCCCGTGTCGGTGACGATGTTCGTCACCGCGCTGATCGGCCCGAAGCTCGCCGGCCGCGCCGGCCCCCGCCTGGTGGTCCGTGTCGGCCTCGCCGTCATCGTGTTGTCCTGCGCCAGCCTCCTCTCGGTGCTCGATCCCGAGATCGACACGCTGTCGTTCCTCATCACCATGGGCGTGCTGGGCATCGGGATGGGCCTGATCGTGTCGCAACTGGGCAACGTGGTGCAGTCGTCGGTCGGCGAGGAGGGTCGCAGCGAGGCCGGTGGGCTCCAGAACACCGCGCTCCAACTCGGCGCGGCCCTCGGCACCGCCCTCATCGGTGCCGTGGTCATCGGCGGTCTCGCCAGCAGCGTGTCCAGCAAGATCGAGGACAACCCCCAGGTGAGCGCGGCGACGCAGGAACAGGTCGGCATCTCGCTGGAAGCAGGGGTGTCCTTCGTGTCCATCGACCAGGCCGCAGCCGGCATCGACGCCGCCGGCATCCCGCCGACCGAGGGCGACGCGCTGCTCCAGGCGTACAGCGAGGCTCAGCTCGAGGCGCTGAAGGCCGGCGTCCTGCTGGCGGGCGGGATCACCCTCCTGTCCTTCCTCGGCACGACCCACCTCCCCGGGCGAGAGGGCGAGGACGACGGCGGTGACGAGGACGTCGGGCTCGTACCCGGCGGCCCCACGCCCGCGGTCACCTGA
- a CDS encoding HTTM domain-containing protein, whose protein sequence is MTTVWALHADAPPQRLAAVRLLTGAFAVGYLAVRSPAYLSLRGRSSGGFEGVGVLAWMGSPVADPVVAAALGLALVSGTAFTAGAWFRGTGPAFALTVLLLATYRSSWGQLLHFENLLVLHLLVLGVAASADAWSFDARRRSSPRRDRAYGPPLVLLCVIVAVTYAIAGLAKLRYGGVDWISGDTLRNHIAYSATRLKVLGGSPSPLAPLAVRHPGALGPMAAASVLIELAAPIALLGGWWRNTWVAAAWVMHAAIAALMLVVFPYPLFLVAFAPFFALERAAAWALATRRRSAERPTGPSS, encoded by the coding sequence ATGACGACCGTGTGGGCCCTCCATGCCGACGCCCCACCGCAGCGCCTGGCCGCGGTACGGCTCCTGACGGGCGCGTTCGCGGTCGGCTACCTCGCCGTGCGCTCCCCCGCCTACCTGTCGCTCCGGGGGCGCAGCTCCGGCGGCTTCGAGGGCGTCGGCGTCCTGGCCTGGATGGGGAGCCCGGTCGCCGACCCGGTGGTGGCGGCGGCCCTGGGGCTCGCCCTCGTGTCGGGCACCGCCTTCACCGCCGGCGCGTGGTTCCGGGGCACCGGGCCGGCCTTCGCCCTCACGGTCCTGCTGCTGGCCACCTACCGGTCCTCGTGGGGACAGCTCCTGCACTTCGAGAACCTGCTCGTGCTGCACCTGCTGGTCCTCGGGGTGGCGGCATCCGCCGATGCCTGGTCGTTCGACGCCCGCCGGCGGTCGAGCCCGAGGCGGGACCGCGCCTACGGCCCGCCGCTCGTGCTGCTGTGCGTGATCGTGGCCGTGACGTACGCGATCGCCGGCCTGGCCAAGCTGCGCTACGGCGGCGTGGACTGGATCAGCGGCGACACCCTCCGGAACCACATCGCCTACTCGGCCACCCGCCTCAAGGTGCTCGGCGGTTCCCCGTCGCCCCTCGCTCCCCTCGCCGTGCGCCACCCGGGGGCGCTCGGCCCGATGGCGGCGGCCTCGGTGCTGATCGAGCTCGCCGCCCCGATCGCGCTGCTGGGCGGCTGGTGGCGCAACACCTGGGTCGCGGCGGCGTGGGTGATGCACGCCGCCATCGCGGCCCTCATGCTCGTGGTGTTCCCCTACCCGCTGTTCCTGGTGGCCTTCGCACCGTTCTTCGCTCTGGAACGGGCGGCGGCGTGGGCGCTCGCGACTCGAAGACGTTCAGCTGAACGCCCCACCGGCCCTTCGTCCTAG
- a CDS encoding AAA family ATPase, giving the protein MKLDRIEIKNYRSLFHDYDSNESFRLDLGEGMNAITGPNNAGKSNVFRALALALDPDCAFDRSADMPSLWNWSKPSVTLTFQVPVQGRSSKEKTLLKYLEQYERKVNPTAKRTYAEDGVVKLRVTIEGAADSVGTRREVFVARGGGALSLGDEDDLARRTIEQFHKCLHFVMISSGQSLESLMEGKFRDILHNVLLEDLRAEFKAANQSREKYEDELRGGLLKPLADRISEEVHDLFPEISGVTLDPSVLPLEETLAHMAVRVSDRAVTDLADKGTGVRGGLIIAMLRHFADVGKRSMLFAVEEPESFLHPAAQEQLREDLEALADRRDVSLLVTTHSPYIVSRLGDSKVFALDKDGEGRTVISAEATGADPHAPVMGGLFRDRLSVEWIDRAQSVPGDTSLILVVEGPTDQAFAELALTAAGRPDLLAGVHFLHAGAGLASGGGAHLAVMQALLARSTSPSAVKVAALFDDDDPGREAANMLSQIGKKTDEWKRGKSIFSYAAVFHASKQNIRYEAEDLWPNSLHEGFLAVCEDQGWLKRKEKLNPPEVGYQYDWTSAAKWPLVAYLRDNVESSDCQRWVDLFELIHKGAGIEPAVAPDTGVPHVAPAAKADPGTESPRSYLAAVLAEVRSRLEAAGLERVRMHTGGAFIEMRPPKAAGLEPADGHFLIKVTAADTKVDLVLHKLPDRRSNFAALEVLRSRYEDEIALNDNGLYVTSWTAGQGDAVRSYAQTVREGSGRSSATPAETAKWAADICLAWTDVLLSDPIPDLLGAVDQQLAASTPVPDDVGGDPNPAST; this is encoded by the coding sequence GTGAAGCTCGATCGGATCGAGATCAAGAACTACCGCTCGCTGTTCCACGACTACGACAGCAACGAGTCGTTCCGGCTCGACCTCGGCGAAGGCATGAACGCCATCACGGGGCCGAACAACGCCGGCAAGTCGAACGTCTTCAGGGCCTTGGCCCTCGCCCTCGACCCCGATTGCGCCTTCGACCGCTCCGCTGACATGCCGAGCCTCTGGAATTGGTCGAAGCCCTCGGTGACCCTCACCTTCCAGGTTCCCGTCCAAGGTCGCAGCAGCAAGGAGAAGACGCTGCTCAAGTACCTCGAGCAGTACGAGCGGAAGGTGAACCCGACAGCCAAGCGCACCTACGCGGAGGACGGGGTGGTCAAGCTCCGCGTGACCATCGAAGGCGCCGCCGACTCCGTGGGCACTCGTCGGGAGGTGTTCGTCGCCCGCGGAGGTGGCGCCCTCAGCCTGGGTGACGAAGATGACCTCGCTCGCCGGACGATCGAGCAGTTTCACAAGTGCCTGCACTTCGTGATGATCAGCAGCGGCCAGTCACTCGAGAGCCTCATGGAAGGCAAGTTCCGGGACATCCTGCACAACGTCCTCCTGGAGGACCTCCGGGCGGAGTTCAAGGCCGCGAACCAGAGCCGGGAGAAGTACGAGGACGAGCTGCGAGGCGGGCTGCTCAAGCCGCTGGCCGACCGGATCTCCGAGGAGGTGCACGACCTCTTTCCAGAGATCTCCGGGGTGACTCTCGACCCCAGCGTCCTCCCTCTGGAGGAGACGCTCGCTCACATGGCTGTCCGGGTGAGCGACCGTGCGGTGACCGATCTCGCCGACAAGGGCACAGGGGTACGTGGGGGACTGATCATCGCGATGCTGCGCCACTTCGCGGACGTCGGGAAACGATCCATGCTGTTCGCCGTCGAGGAGCCCGAGTCGTTCCTGCACCCGGCCGCCCAGGAGCAGCTCCGCGAGGACCTGGAGGCCCTCGCAGACCGCCGGGACGTCTCTCTCTTGGTCACGACCCACTCGCCCTACATCGTCTCTCGGCTGGGGGACTCGAAGGTCTTCGCGCTCGACAAGGACGGCGAGGGGCGCACGGTCATCAGCGCGGAGGCGACCGGCGCCGATCCACACGCTCCCGTCATGGGTGGGCTGTTCCGAGATCGGCTCTCCGTCGAATGGATCGACCGGGCGCAGTCCGTACCAGGGGACACGAGCCTGATCCTCGTGGTCGAAGGCCCCACCGACCAGGCGTTCGCCGAGCTCGCGCTCACTGCGGCGGGTCGGCCAGATCTCTTGGCGGGAGTCCACTTCCTTCATGCGGGCGCAGGCCTTGCATCAGGTGGCGGCGCCCACCTAGCGGTGATGCAGGCACTCCTCGCTCGATCCACGTCCCCATCGGCGGTGAAGGTCGCGGCACTCTTCGATGATGACGATCCGGGCCGCGAGGCGGCCAACATGCTGAGTCAGATCGGCAAGAAGACCGACGAGTGGAAGAGGGGCAAGTCGATCTTCAGCTACGCCGCGGTCTTCCACGCAAGCAAGCAGAACATCCGCTACGAGGCCGAGGATCTCTGGCCGAACAGCCTGCACGAAGGATTCCTGGCCGTCTGCGAGGACCAGGGATGGCTCAAGCGGAAGGAGAAGCTGAACCCACCTGAGGTCGGCTACCAGTACGACTGGACGAGTGCGGCAAAGTGGCCCCTCGTCGCCTACCTTCGCGACAACGTCGAATCGAGCGACTGCCAACGGTGGGTGGACCTCTTCGAACTGATCCACAAGGGTGCTGGCATCGAGCCCGCAGTGGCTCCCGATACCGGCGTACCCCATGTCGCCCCGGCGGCCAAGGCTGATCCAGGGACGGAGAGTCCGCGCAGCTATCTGGCCGCAGTGCTCGCCGAGGTGCGTTCCCGCCTGGAGGCCGCCGGCCTCGAACGGGTCCGCATGCACACGGGCGGTGCATTCATCGAGATGCGGCCGCCGAAGGCGGCTGGCCTCGAACCAGCGGACGGACACTTCCTCATCAAGGTCACCGCAGCTGACACCAAAGTGGACCTGGTGCTCCACAAACTCCCTGACCGACGCTCGAACTTCGCAGCACTCGAGGTCCTTCGATCACGCTACGAAGACGAGATCGCGCTGAACGACAACGGCCTGTACGTGACCTCGTGGACCGCGGGGCAAGGCGACGCGGTCCGGTCCTACGCGCAGACGGTCCGTGAAGGGTCTGGGCGAAGCAGCGCCACGCCGGCCGAGACGGCCAAATGGGCGGCGGACATCTGCCTCGCGTGGACCGACGTGCTGTTGTCGGACCCGATTCCCGACCTGCTTGGCGCTGTCGATCAGCAACTCGCGGCCAGCACTCCTGTGCCAGACGACGTCGGCGGCGACCCAAACCCGGCGTCGACCTGA